The following are encoded together in the Streptomyces rapamycinicus NRRL 5491 genome:
- a CDS encoding molybdopterin molybdotransferase MoeA, which yields MSEGTGTKSTRSRAPAHQAPAPPPKRTPGASTPHAHPSMNPPHRSPTSWPDARAIAARAAVKEAAHAAPVMRPLSEVLGQVLAAPLAALTDLPPFDTSAMDGWALSGPGPWRLPTGTKDQDHPGILAGHGETAPLPDGHAVRIATGARVPPGATAVLRSEYGTDAGDGWLHASPAHPVVLGQDIRTRGQECRSGDQLLPAGTLVTPAVLGLAAAAGYDELPTVRRPRVEVLVLGDELLTEGLPHDGRIRDALGPMVGPWLRALGAEVLGTRRLADEADAVYAAVAESSADVVVTTGGTAAGPVDHVHPTLRRLGAELLVDGVAVRPGHPMLLARLARANRENPANRENPGNPESAGAPESAEAPKTAETPGRPSRPARHLVGLPGNPLAAVSGLLTLAEPLLRTLTGRPAPDPGPAPLAEAVQGHPRDTRLVPVVFRQDAAVPLRFNGPAMLRGIAVADGLAVIPPGGARRGTEVDVLDLPWSASATEQPGHADQARQRTDRATDGEDISPQEGPA from the coding sequence ATGTCGGAGGGCACTGGCACCAAGAGCACGCGGTCCAGGGCCCCCGCCCATCAGGCCCCGGCCCCGCCCCCGAAACGCACCCCCGGCGCATCCACGCCCCACGCGCATCCCTCCATGAACCCACCGCATCGCAGCCCCACCTCCTGGCCCGACGCCCGCGCCATCGCCGCCCGCGCCGCCGTCAAGGAGGCCGCCCACGCCGCCCCGGTGATGCGGCCGCTGTCCGAGGTGCTCGGCCAGGTCCTGGCCGCGCCGCTCGCCGCGCTCACCGATCTGCCGCCCTTCGACACGTCCGCCATGGACGGCTGGGCGCTCTCGGGCCCCGGCCCCTGGCGGCTGCCGACCGGCACAAAGGACCAGGACCACCCCGGCATCCTCGCCGGACACGGCGAGACGGCCCCCCTCCCCGATGGTCACGCGGTCCGCATCGCCACCGGCGCCCGTGTCCCGCCCGGCGCCACCGCCGTACTGCGCAGTGAGTACGGCACCGACGCGGGCGACGGCTGGCTCCACGCGTCCCCCGCCCACCCCGTCGTCCTGGGCCAGGACATCCGCACCCGCGGCCAGGAGTGCCGCAGCGGCGATCAGCTGCTCCCCGCCGGAACCCTGGTCACCCCCGCCGTCCTGGGCCTGGCCGCCGCGGCCGGGTACGACGAGCTGCCGACGGTGCGCAGGCCGCGCGTCGAGGTGCTGGTCCTCGGCGATGAACTGCTCACCGAGGGGCTGCCGCACGACGGCCGGATCCGGGACGCGCTGGGGCCGATGGTCGGGCCATGGCTGCGGGCGCTCGGGGCCGAGGTCTTGGGCACCCGGCGGCTGGCCGACGAGGCGGACGCGGTGTACGCGGCGGTGGCCGAGTCGTCCGCCGACGTCGTCGTGACGACCGGGGGCACGGCGGCGGGCCCGGTGGACCATGTCCACCCCACCCTGCGCCGCCTGGGCGCCGAACTGCTGGTGGACGGGGTGGCGGTGCGCCCCGGCCACCCGATGCTGCTGGCCCGCCTCGCCCGCGCAAACCGCGAGAACCCCGCAAACCGCGAGAACCCCGGAAACCCCGAAAGCGCCGGAGCACCCGAAAGCGCCGAAGCCCCCAAAACTGCCGAAACCCCCGGGCGCCCGTCCCGCCCCGCCCGGCATCTGGTGGGGCTCCCGGGCAATCCGCTCGCGGCGGTGTCCGGTCTGCTGACCCTCGCGGAGCCCCTGCTGCGGACGCTGACGGGCCGCCCGGCCCCCGACCCCGGCCCGGCCCCGCTGGCCGAGGCCGTGCAGGGGCATCCGCGGGACACCCGGCTGGTCCCCGTGGTCTTCCGGCAGGACGCGGCGGTGCCGCTGCGCTTCAACGGCCCGGCGATGCTGCGCGGCATCGCGGTGGCCGACGGCCTCGCCGTGATCCCGCCCGGCGGGGCGAGGCGCGGCACGGAGGTCGACGTACTGGATCTCCCGTGGTCGGCGAGCGCGACGGAGCAACCGGGCCACGCGGACCAAGCGCGCCAGCGCACCGACCGGGCGACCGACGGCGAGGACATATCCCCCCAGGAGGGCCCGGCGTGA
- a CDS encoding potassium channel family protein, translating into MKLPSHDAAARTPGDGGHRVHLPDFPAGPLRQVARRLLLALLVLVLTVAIVYVDRAGYHDNADERVDFLDSVYYSTVTLSTTGYGDIVPYSDSARLSNILLVTPLRVLFLIILVGTTLEVLAERTREQYRLNRWRSALRDHTVVVGFGTKGRSAVETLCATGLPKNRVVVVDPNHKVIEAANAEGFAGVVGDATRSDVLLRAEAQRARQFVIATQRDDTAVLVTLTARQLNRGANIVAAVREEENAPLLRQSGADAVITSASAAGRLLGMSVQSPTAGAVIEDLIQQGTGLDLVERTVVKAEVGKSVRDTEDLVVSVLRGHRLLAYDDPDASPLQAADRLITIVRAPMVQE; encoded by the coding sequence GTGAAGCTGCCCAGCCACGACGCGGCCGCCCGCACCCCCGGGGACGGCGGCCACCGCGTCCATCTGCCCGACTTCCCCGCGGGCCCGCTGCGCCAGGTCGCCCGGCGGCTGCTGCTGGCGCTGCTGGTGCTGGTGCTGACGGTGGCCATCGTGTACGTCGACCGCGCGGGCTACCACGACAACGCCGACGAGCGGGTCGACTTCCTCGACTCCGTCTACTACTCGACCGTCACGCTGTCCACGACCGGTTACGGCGACATCGTGCCGTACAGCGACAGCGCGCGGCTCAGTAACATCCTGCTGGTCACGCCGTTGCGCGTGCTCTTTCTGATCATCCTGGTCGGCACCACGCTGGAAGTCCTGGCCGAACGCACCCGCGAGCAGTACCGCCTGAACCGCTGGAGGTCAGCGTTGCGCGATCACACCGTCGTAGTGGGCTTCGGTACGAAGGGGCGGTCCGCGGTGGAGACCCTTTGCGCGACGGGGCTGCCCAAGAACCGGGTGGTCGTGGTCGACCCCAACCACAAGGTGATCGAGGCGGCCAACGCGGAGGGGTTCGCGGGGGTGGTCGGCGACGCGACCCGCAGCGATGTGCTGTTGCGGGCGGAGGCGCAGCGCGCCCGCCAATTCGTGATCGCCACCCAGCGCGATGACACGGCCGTCCTGGTGACGCTGACGGCCCGGCAGCTCAACCGGGGCGCCAACATCGTGGCGGCGGTGCGCGAGGAGGAGAACGCGCCGCTGCTGCGCCAGTCCGGGGCCGACGCGGTGATCACCAGCGCCAGCGCGGCGGGCCGCCTGCTGGGCATGAGCGTGCAGAGCCCGACGGCCGGTGCGGTGATCGAGGATCTGATCCAGCAGGGCACGGGCCTGGACCTGGTGGAGCGCACAGTGGTGAAGGCCGAGGTGGGCAAGTCGGTGCGGGATACGGAGGATCTCGTGGTGTCCGTGCTGCGCGGCCATCGCCTCCTCGCGTACGACGACCCCGACGCCAGTCCGCTGCAGGCGGCCGACCG
- a CDS encoding NTP transferase domain-containing protein: MTPGAYDAVILAGGAARRLGGVDKPALRVGGRALLDRVLDACRGAGRTVVVGPRRPTARPVRWTREDPPGGGPVAAVDAGIRQTTAPVVLVLSADLPFLTPETVETLLTGLQGTEGVVLIDPDGREQPLVAAYRAEPLRREIALLATEHGGLGGLPLRLLVSELALARLKHPTASFDCDTWEDITTARARIREHGHVLDEWIAAVKAELGIDLDVDTAALLDLARDAAHGVARPAAPLTTFLVGYAAAQKGGGPEALAAATEKAAALAARWAEEQ; the protein is encoded by the coding sequence GTGACTCCAGGTGCGTATGACGCAGTGATCCTGGCCGGGGGCGCCGCTCGGCGGCTCGGTGGGGTGGACAAGCCCGCGCTTCGGGTGGGCGGGCGAGCCCTGCTCGACCGCGTGCTGGACGCATGCCGCGGCGCCGGGCGGACCGTCGTCGTCGGCCCGCGCAGGCCCACGGCGCGGCCGGTGCGGTGGACCCGGGAGGACCCTCCCGGCGGCGGCCCGGTCGCGGCCGTCGACGCGGGCATCCGGCAGACCACGGCTCCGGTCGTCCTCGTCCTCTCCGCCGATCTGCCCTTTCTCACTCCCGAGACCGTCGAGACCCTCCTCACCGGTCTCCAGGGCACCGAAGGGGTCGTGCTCATCGACCCCGACGGCCGTGAGCAGCCCCTTGTCGCCGCCTACCGCGCCGAGCCGCTGCGCCGCGAGATCGCCCTCCTCGCCACCGAACACGGCGGCCTCGGCGGGCTGCCCCTCCGCCTCCTCGTCTCCGAGCTGGCCCTGGCCCGCCTCAAGCACCCCACCGCATCGTTCGACTGCGACACCTGGGAAGACATCACCACGGCTCGAGCGCGCATCAGGGAGCATGGACACGTGTTGGACGAATGGATTGCAGCGGTCAAGGCCGAGCTCGGGATCGACCTGGATGTCGACACCGCGGCCCTACTGGATCTGGCCCGTGACGCCGCACATGGTGTCGCCCGGCCCGCCGCCCCCCTGACCACCTTTCTCGTCGGCTACGCCGCGGCCCAGAAGGGCGGTGGCCCCGAGGCACTGGCCGCCGCCACGGAGAAGGCCGCGGCACTGGCGGCGCGTTGGGCCGAGGAGCAGTGA